A genomic region of Daphnia carinata strain CSIRO-1 chromosome 5, CSIRO_AGI_Dcar_HiC_V3, whole genome shotgun sequence contains the following coding sequences:
- the LOC130703063 gene encoding uncharacterized protein LOC130703063, which translates to MDGSTGPVAFNTPFGWCLGGKVGPQSEHERTSHYVAHIASREEERSLSELVERFWRLEAKDAVQPTPLMSADDRRGEEILKRTTRYIRNHHQVGLMWKVENPERDPSYAKQYDGVIQEYINLGHARLLFTEEAKRRTSKTNYMPHYGVRSSTSSTTKTRVVFDCSAECEGTSLNKNLRGPNYLLNLLGIILRFRKHQSPISSDIEKMYHQVLVPEEDQDAFRFFYRSPNSTTSPLTYRMTVHVFGAVSSPSTCLFALNKTAEDNSTKFPDAAASVRTSFYVDNYLDSFRSEEEAIKRARQLKELLQLGGFNLTKCSSSSRRVLAALKPLGLANPKLDLDLDKLPMDRALGILWDSEIDAFTFTVGEKVQSHATPTKRNLVSVVATVYDPLGFVAPVVFAMKMLTQEEWRAKVDWDEELPEPLNCRFQKWCQSLSNLARITVPRCLVKEERPTTEQVHIFADASQLGFGAVAYVRTTYASERVDVSFIMAKTHVAPLKQFSIPRLELQGAVEALHLAILICREMNLDLSQITFHVDSQTVLRLIHSANVKYEVFVGNRIGKILMNTNCRQWRHVPGVMNPADVCSRGWDPDNLKELQQFHQTPVFLLLEPPLWPKWDQIEQNDHQDPEAIHDYATKTEPNDNVIDQCVEYYSNKVRLERVLAWCLRFVANCCAKVKNVKVTPGELMPVETEAALAMCIQRAQEVAYPEDALFLKRGKELPNRLKLKQFRPFIGEQHLIRVGGRIGQAPVDYVTRHPVILPPEERITNLIVWDAHIRNYHNKADRLLCELRTMYWITSGRRIIKSILNKCIPC; encoded by the exons ATGGATGGGTCGACTGGACCGGTGGCTTTCAACACGCCGTTTGGATGGTGCCTGGGAGGCAAAGTGGGTCCGCAAAGCGAACATGAGCGAACAAGCCATTATGTAGCTCACATCGCATCGAGGGAAGAGGAAAGGAGCCTTTCCGAACTTGTCGAGCGTTTTTGGAGGCTGGAGGCGAAGGATGCTGTACAGCCTACCCCACTCATGTCAGCAGACGACCGCCGGGGAGAGGAGATTCTGAAGAGGACCACCAGATACATCAGGAATCATCATCAAGTCGGTCTGATGTGGAAGGTCGAAAATCCAGA GAGAGACCCCAGTTACGCCAAACAATACGACGGCGTCATTCAAGAATACATCAACCTTGGTCATGCTCGTCTCTTGTTCACTGAAGAAGCCAAAAGGAGAACATCAAAGACAAACTACATGCCTCATTATGGTGTTCGAAGTTCGACGAGTTCGACGACAAAGACAAGAGTGGTCTTCGACTGTTCAGCAGAATGTGAAGGTACTTCCCTGAACAAAAATCTTCGCGGTCCGAACTACCTCCTAAATCTACTTGGAATAATCTTGCGCTTCCGCAAGCACCAAAGTCCCATCAGTAGCGACATCGAGAAGATGTATCATCAGGTTTTGGTTCCAGAGGAGGATCAAGatgcctttcgttttttttaccGGTCGCCGAACAGCACGACATCCCCGCTCACCTACAGGATGACAGTCCATGTCTTTGGAGCCGTCTCGTCGCCatcaacttgtttgtttgccttaAACAAAACAGCCGAAGACAACAGCACGAAATTTCCAGACGCAGCAGCCAGCGTAAGAACAAGCTTCTACGTCGACAACTATCTGGATTCGTTCAGGTCGGAAGAAGAGGCAATCAAACGGGCCCGCCAGCTAAAGGAACTGTTGCAGCTGGGGGGTTTTAACCTCACCAAGTGTTCGTCATCGTCAAGAAGGGTCCTAGCTGCGCTCAAACCACTAGGCTTGGCCAATCCAAAACTGGATCTTGACCTAGACAAATTGCCTATGGATCGCGCCCTAGGTATTCTTTGGGACAGTGAAATCGACGCGTTCACTTTCACGGTGGGAGAAAAAGTTCAGTCACACGCCACACCTACCAAAAGGAATCTCGTGAGTGTGGTGGCCACTGTATACGATCCGCTTGGATTTGTTGCTCCAGTTGTGTTCGCCATGAAGATGTTGACCCAAGAAGAATGGCGAGCCAAGGTGGATTGGGACGAAGAGCTACCCGAACCTTTGAACTGTCGATTCCAAAAGTGGTGTCAAAGTTTGTCAAACCTAGCACGCATCACAGTTCCGCGATGCTTAGTAAAAGAAGAACGCCCAACAACCGAGCAAGTGCACATCTTTGCTGACGCCAGTCAACTAGGGTTTGGAGCAGTCGCATACGTACGAACAACTTACGCTAGTGAAAGGGTCGACGTATCTTTCATCATGGCCAAAACGCACGTCGCGCCGTTAAAACAGTTTTCGATCCCTCGGCTCGAACTTCAAGGAGCTGTCGAAGCTTTACACCTGGCCATACTAATTTGTCGTGAGATGAACCTGGATCTGAGCCAAATCACGTTTCACGTCGATTCCCAGACAGTTCTTAGATTGATCCATTCCGCCAACGTCAAATACGAAGTGTTTGTGGGCAATAGAATTGGAAAGATTCTAATGAACACCAActgtcgacaatggcgtcacGTTCCAGGAGTCATGAATCCAGCAGACGTCTGCAGTAGAGGATGGGATCCCGACAACCTCAAGGAATTGCAGCAGTTCCATCAAACACCagtctttctgttgttggaACCTCCATTATGGCCAAAGTGGGATCAGATTGAACAAAACGACCATCAGGATCCCGAAGCCATTCATGACTACGCAACGAAAACGGAGCCCAATGATAACGTGATTGACCAGTGCGTagaatattattcaaacaaagtgCGCCTGGAGCGAGTGCTTGCGTGGTGTTTGCGTTTCGTTGCAAACTGTTGTGCCAAAGTGAAGAACGTGAAGGTAACTCCAGGAGAACTGATGCCAGTCGAAACTGAAGCAGCTCTGGCAATGTGCATTCAACGTGCACAAGAAGTGGCATACCCCGAAGATGCGTTATTCttaaaaaggggaaaggaaCTGCCAAACCGGTTGAAACTCAAGCAGTTTCGACCATTCATCGGTGAACAACATTTAATTCGAGTGGGCGGTCGAATTGGTCAAGCACCTGTCGACTATGTGACAAGACATCCAGTGATTTTACCTCCAGAGGAACGTATCACAAATCTAATAGTCTGGGATGCTCACATTCGAAATTACCACAATAAAGCCGACCGCTTATTGTGCGAACTTCGAACAATGTACTGGATAACCTCTGGACGAAGGATAATCAAATCTATACTCAACAAGTGCATTCCCTGCTAG